One Brassica napus cultivar Da-Ae chromosome A1, Da-Ae, whole genome shotgun sequence genomic region harbors:
- the LOC106376859 gene encoding cytochrome c oxidase subunit 5b-1, mitochondrial-like — translation MAKKKCELCDGIAAASPRRSIATTTARPVGFHCAANPASSSSVIHRCFSSESAETIAKKKVEDVMPTATGHEKEELEAELEGRRLLNIDFPEGPFRTRSS, via the exons ATGGCGAAGAAGAAGTGTGAGCTATGTGACGGTATAGCCGCTGCTTCTCCTCGCCGATCCATAGCCACCACCACCGCGAGACCCGTTGGCTTCCATTGCGCTGCCAATCCCGCTTCGTCTTCTTCCGTTATCCATCGCTGTTTCAGCTCTGAATCAG CGGAGACAATAGCGAAGAAGAAGGTGGAGGATGTTATGCCCACTGCAACTGGACACGAGAAGGAGGAGCTTGAAGCTGAACTTGAG GGGAGGAGGCTGCTTAACATTGACTTTCCTGAAGGTCCCTTCAGAACAAGGAGCAGCTAA
- the LOC125576347 gene encoding uncharacterized protein LOC125576347, translating into MGSSFRMKSAHQADVKGKGILYDDDDDVPIKLVDRDDSYLIKEFGLSLIGKILNHRKQTVEKLLQTMPAQWGLADKITANDLGNGKFLLNFTTEEDLNFVLRQGPFHYNFCMFVLVRWEPIVHDDYPWIIPFWVHLIGFPLHLWTDTNLRNIGGRIGHIDTLELTEGRMLIEVDSRRPLKFSRKVEYEGDEVTIEIKYDKLFKHCSICGMMSHEKGYCPSLDIRTRIQPSLQRSGVFSRVQLPQDQMLHSQSSQQSSRQSLLTGRDRYASSQAARYVSSGNNYDSRGSQYRAREEDQRGHHGDRVMRRRNEYKQRNRDGGTRYGPYERRTEQAWRVKARKAEAFDAVQTRPEHAATSQEIVPYEQVCEPSTVDNNAGGSSRKLASTIVTPVRDHHMVENVTLRDGGDARSLTFSPLRETESSGAKDQIIEALHDMELLDQQDGGMLDTDDNEDDLLGLDLMEMEATGAREDPSDGKGRPSGTKSTRNRKLGVKRSAPLGIPSRKFEILRRGSPTKRSSSANVSLRGPESTRRHHTRKIKESSSKYEVLMSSKNSSHKHK; encoded by the coding sequence ATGGGATCGTCGTTTCGCATGAAGTCGGCTCATCAGGCCGATGTTAAGGGGAAAGGGATTTTgtacgatgatgatgatgatgtgccAATTAAATTGGTGGATCGCGATGATTCCTATCTCATCAAAGAGTTCGGCTTGTCTCTGATCGGAAAGATCCTTAACCATCGAAAACAAACTGTGGAGAAGCTTCTCCAAACAATGCCAGCTCAGTGGGGTTTGGCTGATAAAATAACGGCAAATGATCTAGGGAATGGGAAGTTTTTGCTTAATTTTACAACAGAAGAGGATCTAAACTTTGTCCTACGACAGGGGCCTTTCCATTACAATTTTTGTATGTTTGTACTTGTGCGCTGGGAACCTATTGTTCACGATGACTACCCATGGATCATTCCATTCTGGGTTCACCTGATCGGATTTCCGCTACACTTGTGGACTGACACGAACCTGAGGAACATAGGAGGACGCATTGGTCACATAGATACTCTAGAGCTAACTGAGGGCCGTATGCTCATCGAGGTAGACTCTCGCCGGCCCTTGAAGTTCTCACGAAAGGTGGAGTATGAAGGTGACGAGGTTACAATAGAGATTAAGTATGATAAGCTGTTCAAGCATTGTTCAATCTGTGGAATGATGTCTCATGAAAAGGGATACTGCCCCTCCCTTGATATTAGAACAAGGATCCAGCCATCACTTCAGCGATCAGGAGTATTCTCGCGTGTGCAGCTCCCTCAGGATCAGATGTTACACTCGCAGTCCTCACAACAATCTTCTCGTCAGTCTTTGCTGACGGGAAGGGATCGATATGCCTCTTCGCAAGCCGCACGGTATGTTTCAAGTGGGAACAATTATGACAGCAGGGGCTCTCAGTATCGTGCAAGGGAGGAAGATCAACGAGGACATCACGGTGACAGGGTCATGCGTCGCCGTAACGAGTACAAACAGAGAAATAGAGATGGTGGAACACGATATGGTCCTTATGAACGGAGAACGGAGCAAGCTTGGAGGGTAAAGGCAAGGAAAGCTGAGGCATTTGACGCTGTTCAAACTCGTCCTGAACACGCTGCAACATCTCAGGAGATTGTTCCTTATGAACAGGTCTGTGAGCCGAGTACTGTCGACAACAATGCTGGCGGGTCTAGCAGGAAATTGGCGAGCACGATTGTCACTCCAGTGCGTGATCATCATATGGTGGAGAATGTAACTCTTCGGGACGGAGGAGATGCTCGTTCTCTTACGTTCTCTCCATTGAGAGAAACAGAATCATCGGGAGCTAAGGATCAAATCATTGAGGCCTTACATGACATGGAGCTGTTGGATCAACAAGATGGAGGTATGCTGGATACGGATGATAATGAGGATGACCTTCTTGGCTTGGATCTTATGGAGATGGAAGCAACTGGCGCTAGGGAGGACCCTTCGGATGGGAAGGGACGGCCGTCTGGTACGAAGTCGACAagaaacaggaaactgggagtCAAACGTAGTGCTCCATTGGGCATTCCCAGTCGGAAATTTGAGATCCTTCGTAGGGGATCTCCAACTAAGCGATCATCGTCAGCTAATGTGTCTCTGCGTGGACCAGAAAGCACAAGACGACACCACACAAGGAAGATCAAAGAGAGTTCTTCAAAGTATGAGGTTTTGATGAGTTCCAAAAACTCATCACACAAGCATAAATGA